The stretch of DNA TGAAATTCTTGACGGCGGCGAGGAAGCCTTCCAAAAGCGCAAGGAGAAGTACAAGATCTAGCAAACGCCGGAAAAGGGTTGCCTTGACCCGCGCTCGGACGGTTAATGTAGTGCTCCTTCCATGGCAACAGGGCAACCTAACCTAACGACCAAGTGCAACGCGGATCGGAACGCCCTGTTCGCGCAGCGCCTTGATGATCGTGTGATTGTCATAGCCGAGCTGTTTACCGATGGTCATGCTCGATAGACCCTTGATGTATAGCGATACGGCCTTGTTGATTTCCAGAGCTTTCATGCCGCGCGATGCGTCGATTCCACGATCAGCCAGATGCTTGGCCACTGTCGTTCGTGACATCCGGAACTCGCGTGCGACCTCGCGCATGCTGCGGATCTCACGGTAGCGGGCAACGAGTTCGTCGATCTCGCGCTCGCGTAGTTGCTTGGCGGAGCGAATAGGGGTGGCGGACTTACCGCCCGGCCTGCGTGAACGACGCGATCGGACGACCAAGTCCAGAGGTGAAATGCCTACTTCACAATGTTTTGAGTAGCTTTGCAAGAGCCGCACCATAGTGATGGCGGCGCATCGCACCTTTGGCCCTACCCACCGTGGCGGGCGGTCTGTCAGGATGGCAAAACCAGACGAGGGGAAACGCCATGCAAGAGACAGTCATCACCGTGCAGGGACGACACACGGCGTGGCACCCGCCCGAGCGAGCGACAGCAGCCGTGACGGTGGCATTCGAGGGTCCCCGTCGGCAACTCGTGGTGAGCGATACGACTCGGGTGGCGGATGCCGTGCGCACGACGATCGTCGATCGTCACGATTCGCCGGCCGGGCCGGTGACCCGCTGGTCGTCTGACGCCGTGAACGTGTGGAGTACGGTTCCATGGAACAACGAGGGCATCCAGCTTCCCCCGGTGTTTCACGCAGCAATCGGCTTCAGCGTGCGGTTCAAGGATTTCGCCGTGTTGACCCAGTGGATCGAAGAGATCGCCGACCGTGACGGCGTGAGCGTCGGGAATATCGAGTGGTCGCTGACCGAAGCGCGGAAGGCCGCGATGACCGCCACGGTGCAGGCGCTCGCGGTGAACAATGCCACGACGAAGGCCAGTGTGTATGCCAAGAGCATCGGTCTCGGGTCGGTGCGGGCGATCGCACTCGCCGACCCGGGAATGCTGGGCGATAACAGCGGTGGGGTGTCGGCTGGGGGCGTCCATGACGGGATTTTCGTGCGTGCCCTGGCGGTATCGGGGGAGTCCGAACTCAGCCTCAAGCCGCAAGAGCTTGAGATCTCGGCGGCCATCGACGCCCGCTTCGTCGCCGTCTAGCAACCGCGGGAATACCCGAGCGGGGTGTCTGGTTTGACCATTTAGATACCCCCACCGGGTATAATTACGTGGACGAAAGAAGATCGACATGACCACCGTGGAATACGCCGTCACCGGAATGACCTGCTCACACTGCGAGCGTTCGGTAACCGCCGAAGTCGGCCAACTGGCCGGTGTGAGCGCCGTCGAGGTCAATGCCGCCACCGGCGTACTCCGGGTGACCAGTGACGCACCGCTGAACGACTCGCTCGTCTTCGCCGCTGTCGACGAGGCTGGCTACCAGGCCGCGCGGGCCTGATCGTGGCGAGCCTCAGCCCCGCCATCGAACTTGAGATCGGCGGCATGACGTGTGCCTCGTGCGCACTGCGGATCGAGAAGAAGCTCAACAAACTTGACGGCGTCACGGCCACGGTGAACTACGCCACCGAGAAGGCCGCGGTGACCGCGCCGGCGGGCTTCGATCTGCAGACGCTCATCGACGAGGTCGAGAAGACGGGCTACACGGCCGTGCTGCCGACTCCGAAAACGGATGCCGCGGCATCCGCCGCCGACACCACGCCGCCAGCAGACCCCGAACTGGCCAGCCTGCGCCAGCGTCTGATCGGCAGTGTTGTGCTTGCGGTGCCGGTGATCCTGCTCGCGATGATTCCGGCCCTGCAGTTCACCTACTGGCAGTGGGCCTCGCTCGCGCTCGCCGCGCCCGTGATCCTGTGGGGAGCCTGGCCGTTCCACCGGGCCGCCTGGACGAACCTCCGCCACGGCGCAGCCACAATGGACACGCTCGTGTCGGTGGGTACGTTGGCGGCATTCCTCTG from Leifsonia psychrotolerans encodes:
- a CDS encoding SIMPL domain-containing protein, with product MQETVITVQGRHTAWHPPERATAAVTVAFEGPRRQLVVSDTTRVADAVRTTIVDRHDSPAGPVTRWSSDAVNVWSTVPWNNEGIQLPPVFHAAIGFSVRFKDFAVLTQWIEEIADRDGVSVGNIEWSLTEARKAAMTATVQALAVNNATTKASVYAKSIGLGSVRAIALADPGMLGDNSGGVSAGGVHDGIFVRALAVSGESELSLKPQELEISAAIDARFVAV
- a CDS encoding heavy-metal-associated domain-containing protein, whose translation is MTTVEYAVTGMTCSHCERSVTAEVGQLAGVSAVEVNAATGVLRVTSDAPLNDSLVFAAVDEAGYQAARA